A single genomic interval of Schistocerca americana isolate TAMUIC-IGC-003095 chromosome 2, iqSchAmer2.1, whole genome shotgun sequence harbors:
- the LOC124594837 gene encoding protein AATF, with protein sequence MESHKRTTSQSILELVNPVPVSFDPEDDINIDSAAKVVENYQEEFSDDDIVISKFKKSVDLLEDQDARYSGRKVSRKSLGAEPRKNEVFVPGPSSNDNSSSEEEAGNESWERGDSGESENDADYGYSEQTTDAATDDEAVDTGSSEEGEDSATDDSFSITGEAKHLVENKQVSDIASDNFQHVSNRNTNLEIEKGRCVRNQLRMWDSLLECRIHLQKCLLTANRIPSHAAFEDYKQKGGAQLKDALNKTQNFVTDLLEKFIVLREALLQSFPETRNLKSSQAGSESADEEIPSDTEEDGEAEDLLEEDVEDKSLYEPKIKKRKIDDYGTLLDTQHKEYLEYRNSTIQKWNDKTRVSSGKISSRNFSNFEQSTLKQIEQILSNRHRLIQRTQLKRSTYSPICQEIQEDENAKNEEPKESERLKEYDPEVFDDSDFYHQLLRELIERKTAGVTDPVQLGRQWLELQKLRSKMKRKIDVRATKGRRIKYVVHPKLVNFMAPIAESSWTDEAKTDLYNSLFGKKKL encoded by the coding sequence ATGGAATCTCACAAAAGAACTACTTCTCAGTCGATATTGGAATTAGTTAACCCGGTTCCTGTGTCATTCGATCCAGAAGATGACATAAACATTGATAGTGCAGCCAAAGTAGTAGAAAATTATCAGGAAGAATTCAGTGACGACGACATAGTGATATCCAAGTTTAAGAAGAGCGTAGATTTATTAGAGGATCAGGATGCCAGGTATTCAGGCCGGAAAGTCTCTCGCAAGTCTCTGGGTGCTGAGccacgaaaaaatgaagttttcgtACCGGGACCCAGCAGCAACGATAACAGTAGCAGCGAAGAGGAAGCCGGGAATGAATCGTGGGAGCGAGGCGATTCTGGCGAGAGCGAAAATGACGCAGATTATGGATATAGTGAGCAAACTACTGATGCTGCCACGGATGACGAAGCCGTGGACACTGGCAGTTCCGAAGAAGGCGAAGATAGTGCAACAGACGATTCTTTCAGCATTACTGGTGAAGCCAAACACCTCGTCGAAAACAAACAGGTGTCAGATATTGCGAGTGACAACTTTCAGCATGTTTCGAACAGAAATACGAATCTAGAAATTGAGAAGGGCAGATGTGTTAGAAATCAGCTTAGAATGTGGGACAGTTTACTTGAATGTAGGATTCACCTTCAGAAGTGTTTGTTGACTGCTAACAGAATCCCATCTCATGCAGCGTTTGAAGATTATAAACAGAAAGGTGGAGCACAGTTGAAAGATGCATTGAATAAGACCCAAAATTTTGTTACAGATTTGCTTGAGAAATTTATTGTGCTGCGTGAAGCTTTACTACAGTCTTTCCCCGAAACCAGAAATTTGAAATCCTCACAGGCAGGTTCAGAAAGTGCTGACGAGGAAATACCAAGTGACACAGAAGAAGATGGAGAAGCTGAAGATCTACTTGAAGAAGACGTAGAAGACAAATCGTTGTATGAGCCTAAAATTAAGAAACGAAAGATTGATGATTATGGAACGTTATTAGATACTCAGCATAAAGAATACTTGGAGTATCGTAACAGCACTATTCAGAAATGGAATGATAAGACTCGTGTTTCAAGTGGAAAAATTAGCAgcagaaatttttcaaattttgaacagTCTACTTTAAAACAAATTGAGCAGATTTTGAGTAATCGTCATCGACTTATTCAAAGAACGCAACTTAAGCGATCAACATACTCCCCTATATGTCAGGAGATACAGGAAGATGAGAATGCGAAAAACGAAGAACCAAAAGAGTCGGAAAGATTAAAAGAATACGATCCTGAAGTGTTTGATGACAGTGATTTTTATCACCAGTTGCTTCGAGAATTGATAGAACGTAAAACTGCTGGTGTTACGGACCCAGTGCAGCTTGGCCGACAGTGGTTAGAGCTTCAGAAGTTAAGAAGCAAGATGAAACGGAAAATAGACGTACGAGCAACCAAGGGACGGAGAATTAAATATGTTGTGCATCCAAAATTAGTTAATTTTATGGCTCCTATAGCGGAAAGCAGTTGGACAGATGAAGCAAAAACTGACCTATATAATTCTTTGTTTGGAAAAAAGAAATTGTAA